The following are from one region of the Prevotella communis genome:
- a CDS encoding thrombospondin type 3 repeat-containing protein, with protein sequence MKRYLFYYLSLIVLLILSSLTTKAEDNIPAFPGAEGHGRYVTGGRKGTVYHVTTLSDNEKDGSGTSGSLRYCLKKGGSNAKTIVFDVGGVIPLTSDLKIPANTTIAGQTAPYPGITLRYYTVTPNGNEIIIRFIRFRRGEEKNVNDGADATWTRQKTNIILDHCSFSWSIDEVASFYDNNNFTMQWCTVGESLNNAGHDKGAHGYGGIWGGKLASFHHNLICHVNNRSPRFNGARYNWSGYTGNKLYSTYQWSNTLQAENVDFRNCVIYNCGNGCYGGPGGGQINVINNYYKTGPAASTNYITNVSLAGSGNAGNDQTFWDMTSRYYIDGNQMNNETGNDWSRIIYDNGIPSKNGEYYTKDPNHYYGSDVTYEQINGTDCVRIRMESPAPSGLVTTHTAQTAFQKVLAYGGASLDRDVVDARYMEEAENGTATYTGSVTGKKGRIDRVADVEGYTENDFPTGSRPTGFDTDGDGMPDEWETAHGLNPNSAADGKTYTLDSEKKWYPNLEVYLNALVEDIMKAGNTDAIEGVDEYYPFLNHSTGICHPTTDAPVNYLRYHNLKGQRIAQPRHGIFIITENNADGTKQCRKIIR encoded by the coding sequence ATGAAAAGATATCTATTCTATTACTTATCATTAATCGTTCTTCTCATCCTGTCATCTCTAACAACAAAGGCAGAGGATAACATACCAGCTTTCCCCGGTGCAGAAGGTCATGGACGCTACGTCACCGGTGGACGTAAAGGAACCGTCTATCATGTCACCACACTATCAGACAATGAGAAAGACGGCAGTGGAACATCCGGCTCCCTCCGCTACTGTCTGAAGAAAGGTGGCTCCAATGCCAAGACCATCGTTTTTGATGTAGGTGGTGTTATCCCACTGACCAGCGACCTCAAGATACCAGCTAATACAACCATTGCCGGACAGACAGCACCCTACCCTGGCATCACGCTTCGCTATTATACTGTAACGCCAAATGGCAATGAAATCATTATCCGTTTCATTCGCTTCCGCAGAGGTGAAGAGAAAAACGTAAACGATGGTGCTGACGCCACTTGGACACGACAGAAGACCAACATCATACTAGACCACTGCTCTTTCTCATGGTCAATAGATGAAGTAGCATCGTTCTACGACAACAATAATTTCACCATGCAGTGGTGTACTGTCGGTGAAAGCCTCAACAACGCAGGACACGACAAAGGAGCACATGGCTATGGTGGTATCTGGGGCGGCAAACTTGCCTCATTCCATCATAATCTGATTTGCCATGTCAACAACCGTTCACCGCGCTTTAACGGTGCCCGCTATAACTGGTCGGGCTATACCGGCAACAAACTCTATAGCACCTACCAATGGAGTAACACATTACAGGCAGAGAATGTTGACTTCCGCAACTGCGTGATCTACAACTGTGGTAATGGCTGTTACGGAGGACCTGGCGGTGGCCAGATTAATGTAATCAACAATTACTATAAAACAGGGCCAGCAGCTTCTACTAACTATATTACTAACGTGTCTCTTGCCGGTAGTGGCAACGCAGGCAATGACCAGACTTTCTGGGATATGACCAGCCGTTATTATATTGACGGTAACCAGATGAATAATGAAACTGGCAACGACTGGAGCCGCATCATCTACGATAATGGGATACCAAGCAAAAATGGTGAATACTATACAAAAGATCCTAATCACTATTACGGCTCTGACGTAACCTACGAACAAATCAATGGTACAGACTGCGTCAGAATCAGGATGGAATCTCCTGCGCCTTCAGGTCTTGTAACAACACATACAGCCCAGACGGCCTTTCAGAAGGTATTAGCCTATGGTGGAGCATCCCTCGACCGCGATGTCGTTGATGCCCGTTATATGGAAGAAGCAGAAAACGGCACCGCTACCTATACCGGTTCAGTTACAGGCAAGAAAGGTCGCATTGACCGAGTGGCTGATGTGGAGGGCTATACCGAGAATGATTTCCCCACAGGCTCACGCCCTACTGGTTTCGATACTGATGGCGATGGCATGCCTGATGAGTGGGAAACTGCCCACGGACTAAATCCCAACAGTGCAGCCGATGGTAAGACCTATACCCTGGATTCTGAAAAGAAATGGTACCCCAATCTGGAGGTCTATCTAAATGCCTTGGTAGAAGATATTATGAAGGCTGGCAACACTGATGCCATAGAAGGTGTGGACGAGTACTACCCCTTCCTGAACCATTCTACAGGCATCTGTCACCCGACGACCGATGCACCGGTTAACTATCTCAGATATCATAATCTGAAAGGACAACGCATCGCCCAACCACGACATGGCATCTTCATAATTACCGAAAATAATGCCGATGGTACCAAACAATGCCGAAAGATTATCAGATAA
- a CDS encoding chitobiase/beta-hexosaminidase C-terminal domain-containing protein, which yields MKKFFTLALALMGFAGVANAANVDDLAVLKHSYVLVCEDLGARPGKGALFGDGHFLDVTGGSTATNKGSVDLSVADGVLVTEAIANKYGEYGKHLNFLRLKKTQDVIAMKVTAKSKVIIFYQDNNKDDRYPVFAKDAALTEKYADGVRSERCSGEEGKPAVNVRRMEWTATDDGLVYVGDNNGDMFVSYIIIEANEAPGTPTVKVGEQTYEGGLWFREVTCKANDYTMEGTEIGIPTIVTYTTDGTAPTAASPIYQSPIKCYKDMTVKFQAFYDIAGTGTPDAGCICDNADNEANVNFLFDAPTIEANGAQVTITSPYEGAKNFVLINGDNEEETSSITLEESATVTAYSKIINGDYAEFTTKSTTKDVYVLNPIKEKKTIAVTTGTAVIDEEATATSTTGPVYKVEGGAISADKKDFFVKNLTFSVLKDEKAQYQVPEGQEIYIQMSNTNITFQVAEGDSVDVKVVCTKNSCKNLEAEDAAADKLVNGCTPDRSCYVNVSGTNYCHLDADGGVAADLKLHSEANVITFGLHAGTYTFQKYSGTGNILISSIEITPVEVDKTGISTVKNEVAKSAIFNLAGQKVTSNFKGIIVKDGKKIFK from the coding sequence ATGAAAAAATTTTTTACTTTAGCTTTAGCCCTCATGGGCTTTGCGGGTGTTGCCAACGCCGCTAATGTTGACGACTTGGCTGTACTGAAACACAGTTATGTGCTGGTATGTGAAGATCTTGGTGCACGTCCTGGCAAGGGAGCCCTTTTTGGTGACGGTCATTTCCTAGATGTAACAGGTGGTTCTACAGCAACTAACAAAGGTTCCGTTGATCTTTCTGTTGCAGATGGTGTACTCGTTACAGAGGCAATTGCCAATAAGTATGGTGAGTATGGTAAGCATCTGAATTTTCTTCGACTAAAGAAAACTCAAGATGTGATTGCCATGAAGGTAACTGCAAAATCAAAAGTTATTATTTTCTATCAGGACAACAACAAAGATGACCGATATCCTGTTTTTGCAAAGGATGCAGCTCTGACTGAAAAATATGCAGACGGTGTAAGATCTGAAAGATGTTCTGGCGAAGAGGGCAAACCTGCCGTAAACGTCAGAAGAATGGAATGGACTGCCACTGACGATGGTCTTGTCTACGTTGGCGACAATAATGGCGATATGTTTGTTAGTTACATCATCATTGAGGCTAACGAGGCTCCTGGCACTCCTACGGTAAAGGTTGGTGAGCAGACCTACGAAGGAGGTCTCTGGTTCCGTGAAGTTACCTGTAAGGCTAATGACTACACCATGGAGGGTACTGAAATCGGTATCCCCACCATCGTGACATACACCACAGATGGCACCGCTCCAACTGCAGCAAGCCCAATTTACCAGTCTCCTATCAAGTGCTACAAGGATATGACTGTAAAGTTCCAGGCTTTCTATGACATCGCAGGAACAGGAACTCCCGATGCAGGTTGTATTTGCGATAACGCCGACAACGAAGCAAATGTAAACTTCCTGTTTGACGCTCCTACCATCGAGGCTAATGGTGCACAGGTTACAATCACCTCTCCTTACGAGGGCGCTAAGAACTTCGTGCTGATTAATGGTGACAATGAGGAGGAGACCAGTTCAATCACTTTGGAGGAGTCTGCTACTGTAACAGCTTACTCTAAGATTATCAACGGTGACTATGCTGAGTTCACCACCAAGAGCACCACTAAGGATGTTTACGTGCTGAATCCTATCAAGGAAAAGAAGACCATCGCCGTAACAACAGGTACTGCCGTCATTGACGAGGAAGCTACAGCTACATCTACTACGGGTCCTGTTTACAAGGTTGAAGGTGGTGCCATCAGCGCCGACAAGAAAGATTTCTTTGTAAAGAACCTTACCTTCAGTGTACTGAAAGATGAGAAGGCTCAGTATCAGGTTCCCGAAGGCCAGGAGATCTACATCCAGATGAGCAACACCAACATCACCTTCCAGGTGGCTGAGGGCGACTCTGTTGACGTGAAGGTTGTCTGCACAAAGAACTCTTGCAAGAATCTTGAAGCTGAAGATGCCGCAGCAGACAAACTTGTAAATGGTTGCACACCTGATCGCAGCTGCTACGTAAACGTAAGTGGTACTAATTATTGTCATCTGGATGCAGATGGTGGTGTAGCAGCCGACCTGAAACTGCATTCTGAGGCAAACGTTATCACTTTCGGTCTACACGCAGGTACTTACACCTTCCAGAAATATTCAGGCACTGGCAACATCTTGATTTCTTCTATCGAGATTACTCCTGTCGAGGTTGACAAAACTGGCATTTCTACCGTAAAGAACGAGGTTGCTAAGAGTGCTATCTTCAACCTGGCAGGTCAGAAGGTTACAAGCAACTTCAAGGGTATCATCGTAAAGGATGGTAAGAAAATATTCAAGTAA